TTCTACGAGGGCAAGATCAAGGCGTGCGAATACTTCGTACGCTACGAACTGCCCAAGCCGCTGGCGCTGGCGAACGTGTTGCGTGACGCTGACCGGACCACGCTGGACATGTCGGACGAGTGCTTCTGACAGCCAGTCCCTTCGTCGAATAAAGCCGGGCTAGTCCCGGCTTTATTTATTGCAGGGACGGAACGGGTTTCTGTAGGAGCGGACCTGGCCGCGAAGAAGAATGCACCGACCCCTTCGCGCCCAGGTGCGCCCCCATAGAGCAGCCTCGCACTTCTAAGACGTCCCGTCTGACATCACCTGACCCTCCGAAACGTCAGGTTATACCTCACCGCTCCGGTCGCAGGATGCGCCGCGCGTTTGCCCAGCGGTGCCACACCATGAAAGAACATCCGGCTCGCACCACCCCATACGACGACGTCACCATGCTCCAGGCGAAAGCGGGCGGTGGGGTCGGTACGGTTTGGCCCGCCGAAGAGGAAGGTAATCGGCGCGCCCAGCGACACAGAGACGATGGGCGCTTCCAACCGGTCCTCGTCCTTGTCCTGATGCAGGGACATGCGCGCACCGGTCTCGTAGCGGTTGATCAGGCACCCCTGAGGGACGAAGTGCGGGTAGCCTGCCGCGTCCGCGGCCTGTCTTGCCAGCTGGTCGAATATGCCAGGCATGTCCGGCCAGGGTCGGCCGGTAAGCGGATCGGTGGGGGAGTAGCGATAGCCGGTGCGATCGGTGACCCAGCCGAGTTGCCCGCAACTGGTCATGGAGGCGGACATCCTGTAGCCACCTGGCGTCACTTGGTGCCTGAACGGGGCCTGCAAGGCGATCTGTGAAATGCTCTGCAGCATCTCGCTGGCGTTCGCCAGGGCGAAACCGGGCAGCAGCCAGGCGCCATCGGCAATGGGTTCCGGTGGTCGATCGACCCTGCCGTCGAAAAGATCGAACGTACTCAAGCGATAACGGCGGCGAGCTCCCGCTCGCGAGCAAGCAGTTGACGCTTGCGCTCGACACCCCAGCGATAGCCGGATACCTCGCCATCGCTGCGCAGCACACGATGACAGGGCACCACGATCGCCAACGGGTTGGCTGCGCAGGCGGCGGCAACGGCTCGGACCGCACGGGGTCGCCCGATACGCCGGGCAAGCTCTGCGTAACTGATGGTCGACCCGGCCGGTACCTCGCTCAGTGCATGCCAAACCTCGCACTGCAGCGCCGTTCCGCGCAGGCGGAGGGGCTTGCTTACGGGGAACCGGCCCTGAGGCTGGTCGACATAGCCGATCGCGGCCTGCAGCGTCTGATCGAGTGAGGAATCGCCTTCCTGTAATAGCGCAGCGGGAAATCTTGCCTGCAGATCTGCAAGCAGGCTTTGCTCGTCATCGCCGAGCAGGATCGCATGGAGATGTTCGTCGGCCTCGGCGAGCAACAGGCCTCCCATCGAACATTGCCCGTAGCGGTAAAACAGAGGGTAGGGCGCGTTATTCATCACTGTCTCCGATCGGAGTGTCGATAGGGATCATGCGCCCCGTTGGTTCAAACAGGCAACCCCTAGTCCAGCCCTGCCAGGATCCGCTCGTCGCCAACGACCGCGCTTAGCCCGCGGCGGGCTGGCGGTGAGCACGCCCGCGCACCGAGCGATGTTGCC
The nucleotide sequence above comes from Halopseudomonas xinjiangensis. Encoded proteins:
- the alkB gene encoding DNA oxidative demethylase AlkB, coding for MSTFDLFDGRVDRPPEPIADGAWLLPGFALANASEMLQSISQIALQAPFRHQVTPGGYRMSASMTSCGQLGWVTDRTGYRYSPTDPLTGRPWPDMPGIFDQLARQAADAAGYPHFVPQGCLINRYETGARMSLHQDKDEDRLEAPIVSVSLGAPITFLFGGPNRTDPTARFRLEHGDVVVWGGASRMFFHGVAPLGKRAAHPATGAVRYNLTFRRVR
- a CDS encoding methylated-DNA--[protein]-cysteine S-methyltransferase; translation: MNNAPYPLFYRYGQCSMGGLLLAEADEHLHAILLGDDEQSLLADLQARFPAALLQEGDSSLDQTLQAAIGYVDQPQGRFPVSKPLRLRGTALQCEVWHALSEVPAGSTISYAELARRIGRPRAVRAVAAACAANPLAIVVPCHRVLRSDGEVSGYRWGVERKRQLLARERELAAVIA